Sequence from the Burkholderia cepacia ATCC 25416 genome:
ATCGCGCGACGTTCGCCGGATGCTGCGGGCTCGCGCTCCTGGCGTGCGTGCTGCTCGCCGTGGATGCGTACGGCGGGCGGGGCGACGCAGGCGGCGGGAACGGCACGCGCGGTGCGCGCCGCGGCTTCGGTTCACCGCACTGACGCGGCATGCGCCGGTGCGGTGAAGTCGCGACGCCGCGACGCGTCAGCGCTGCCGGAACGCGTCGAGCGACGGCAACGCGTGACCGTGGAAATCGAACAGCGTGTTGTTGTCCCACTGGTCGCCCGCGCCGAGCTTCCAGCCGACACCGCGCGTCGGGATCCATTCCGGTTCCCACCAGAACACGCCCTTGCCGCGATTGCCCGGCACGCCCTTCACGATATCGACGACCGCTGCGAGGAATTGGGCCTGGCCGGCCGGCGACGGCGGAAAGGTCGTCGATCCGGTGTTGGTCATCGCGTTCGGCTCGGAATCGCCATCGCTGGTGGTCCACGGATACGCGGTTTCGACGACGATCAGCTCCTTGTCGTAGCGCACCGCTAGGTCGTTCGCGTTGTTGCGCAGATCGTCGAGCGAGCCTTGCCATTGCGGGTAATACGACAGGCCGATCACATCGAATGCGACGCCGCGCTGCGTCGCGCTGTCGAACCACCAGCGGCTCTTGCCGTTGTCGCCACCGCTGTCGACGTGCAGCATCACCTTGATGCGCGGATCGACGGCCTTCACCGCGTCGTGGCCGGTTTTCAGCAACTGCGCGAGATTGTCCCACTGGTCGTAGCGGCCGAGCGGCCACAGCATGCCGCCCGTGATCTCGTTGCCGATCTGCACCCACTCGGGGCTCACGCCGGCGCGCTGCAGCCGGCGCAGCACGTCGGTCGTGTACGCCGACAGCAGCGCGCAGGTTTCGGCCAGGCTCTTGCCGGCCCATGCATGCGGAGGATATTGCTTGCCGGGGTCGGCCCACCAGTCGCTGTAGTGGAAGTCGATCAGGATGCGCATCCCGAGCGCGGCCGCGCGCTGCGCGAGCACGACGACGTGCGCGGCATTGTTGTAGCCCGCCGCATCGCTCTGGTTCGCTGGGAAGAAATCCGGGTTGCCGGGATCGTTCCAGACCTTGATCCGGATCGAATCGACGCCGTGCGCGCGGAGAATCTTCAGGCAGTCGCGTGGCGCGCCGCCGCGGTCGAAGAAGGCGGCGCCATGCGCTTCGAGTTCCGGCAACGTCGAGATGTCGGCGCCCATCGCGAACTCGGCCGCCGCCGCACTGTGCGGCGCGGGTCGTGCGAAGGCGGCCAGCGGACCGGCCAGGTCGAGGCAGGCAAGCGCCGCGCTCGACATGCTCCAGCGCAGCATCGATCGTCTGTTCATCGTCATCCTCCATGTCATGGACCCCGTCGGACGCGGGGTCGGTTCCAGTGTGTTTAAGCGCTTAAATTTCGACCCGCGAGACAGGGCCGAGTTGAGCGTAGCGCACCTGTCGCCGCCCATGCAAAGAACGCGCGCGTTGCCTACTATCTGGCGAGCGCCGGCACGCGCGCCGCGTCGCGCTACGACCGGTCGCGATTTCGGGCGCGCGTCGCACCCGTGATGACCGCGATGCCGAACAGGATGACGGCACACGATCTCGATGATTGCGCGGTAATTGGAGTTGACCCCTGTAGTCCCGGACACAAGATCGGGGCGTAACTCGGATCGGTTTCGTCGGGCCGCGCAGCGCATAGTCCGCCGCCAGCCGAGTTTTCTGCTTGCACTGAAGCAGGCCGATAGTTGGCTGGCCTTCCGGTGCCTTGACTTGCGCGTCGGGCGCGGAAAGGTAGAAGTGCAGTTGCCCCGTATTCGGGCTTGAACAGCATCGATTTAAGTTCGACGACGACATGGCACCGAAGCCTGAGATAGCAGAAGAGCAGATCGATGAAAAACTCGTCGCCGCGTCCCTCTAGCCAATACTGACGCCCGACGAACGCGAACCGGGCACCCAACTCCACAAGGAAACGCAAAATGTGCCGCGAGCGCACGGTCGATGTCGCGCTCCTGGCGGTTATCGTGGCGCTGTGGCGATGTGTTGATGAGCGTTGGGATAATATCCTAGAGCGCTGATCGGGATGCAGCGTCAGCACGCGTCGTCAATGAAACTGTTCAGATCGTCCTGGCACCTGCTGCCCAGTGCGTAGGAAAACCCGCCACACATATCGCAGGTTCGCAGCAGACAACATCGAACTTTGCCAATCCGTGGATATGGAACGGGTCTTCGGCAATCATTGTCTCTATATCCCGTGGTTGGCCCGCATACGCGAGCACGAAACCGCCGCTTTCTCCATGCAGCGGGCCCGCGGCAAGGATATTTCCCGCTTGCGCGTATTTGATGAGCCACGCCTTGTGAGCATCGAGATGCGCCTGGATTTCTTCGAAGGGACGGACGTAGTCGAGCTTGATGGCGAACAGCATAAGCGACTCCTGTTACTGGATGGTTTGCGCACCGGACGTGCGTATGTCGACGAGTACGTCGGTCAGGGTCGCCCTGGCAAGCGCGATGCTCTCGTCCCGGACGGCTTGACCCTTCGACGCTCCTTCGGCCCGCACGAAGCGGACGTCGGTGATGCCCAGGAAACCGAAGAACGCCTTCAGGTAGCTTTCCTGGAAGTCCATGTGTGAGAGCGGTGCGTCCGCGTAAAATCCGCCGCGCGCAGAGGCTACGATCACCTGCTTGCCGCCTGCCAGGCCGACCGGGCCGTTTTCGGTATACCGGAACGTGCGCCCGGCCTGGGCTACACGATCGAGCCATGCTTTCAACTGACTCGGCACCGAAAAGTTGTACATCGGCGCACCGATGACAATGACGTCGCTCGCTAGAAACTCCTTGACGAGTGCTTCGGAGAGCTCATGTTCGCGCGCGGTGGCGTCGTCGAGAGCACCGACGCCGATCTGCCGAAATCCTGCTGCGATCGGGCCGGTGAGATGCCGGATTTCGTCGTGGACGAGATCGCGGTACGTCACATGCGCCGACGGATGCTGCGCCCGCAGACCAGCTACCACGGCTGCGGACAGCTCTCGCGTGATGGAACTGTTGC
This genomic interval carries:
- a CDS encoding YciI family protein, yielding MLFAIKLDYVRPFEEIQAHLDAHKAWLIKYAQAGNILAAGPLHGESGGFVLAYAGQPRDIETMIAEDPFHIHGLAKFDVVCCEPAICVAGFPTHWAAGARTI
- a CDS encoding glycoside hydrolase family 53 protein, with protein sequence MNRRSMLRWSMSSAALACLDLAGPLAAFARPAPHSAAAAEFAMGADISTLPELEAHGAAFFDRGGAPRDCLKILRAHGVDSIRIKVWNDPGNPDFFPANQSDAAGYNNAAHVVVLAQRAAALGMRILIDFHYSDWWADPGKQYPPHAWAGKSLAETCALLSAYTTDVLRRLQRAGVSPEWVQIGNEITGGMLWPLGRYDQWDNLAQLLKTGHDAVKAVDPRIKVMLHVDSGGDNGKSRWWFDSATQRGVAFDVIGLSYYPQWQGSLDDLRNNANDLAVRYDKELIVVETAYPWTTSDGDSEPNAMTNTGSTTFPPSPAGQAQFLAAVVDIVKGVPGNRGKGVFWWEPEWIPTRGVGWKLGAGDQWDNNTLFDFHGHALPSLDAFRQR
- a CDS encoding FMN-dependent NADH-azoreductase, coding for MNILHLDSSMLGNSSITRELSAAVVAGLRAQHPSAHVTYRDLVHDEIRHLTGPIAAGFRQIGVGALDDATAREHELSEALVKEFLASDVIVIGAPMYNFSVPSQLKAWLDRVAQAGRTFRYTENGPVGLAGGKQVIVASARGGFYADAPLSHMDFQESYLKAFFGFLGITDVRFVRAEGASKGQAVRDESIALARATLTDVLVDIRTSGAQTIQ